A genomic region of Candidatus Delongbacteria bacterium contains the following coding sequences:
- the flgA gene encoding flagellar basal body P-ring formation protein FlgA, with amino-acid sequence MRQLRNPQQPAERILHRPGSRSAATLPRVLGILLLCGLGSAAAAQSSVERLLDAARARVLEHTVFQADSLAVEFSRVDPAGLPEDCVFELGPAGTGARGALPVCVRVDDRIIRRFSLGWKLRSWHRVPVARRELDRNEILAADMLCLSLRETTKIDSGDIVDCETLLGQRLKRRTAAGSAILEHQVLPVPDVFRNQQLTLWYRGDGIELRVPARVERSARVGEMVPVRLEDSGKRLQALLLSPGLAVLEMNP; translated from the coding sequence GTGAGACAGCTCAGGAACCCACAACAGCCCGCAGAGCGGATTCTTCATCGGCCGGGAAGCCGGTCCGCCGCGACTCTGCCGCGAGTGCTGGGGATCCTGCTGCTGTGTGGGCTGGGCAGTGCCGCGGCGGCCCAGTCGTCCGTGGAGCGCCTGCTGGACGCGGCCCGCGCCCGCGTGCTGGAGCACACGGTGTTCCAGGCCGACAGCCTGGCCGTTGAGTTTTCCCGCGTGGACCCCGCCGGACTTCCCGAAGACTGTGTGTTCGAACTGGGGCCGGCGGGCACAGGTGCCCGGGGAGCCCTGCCGGTGTGCGTGCGGGTGGACGACCGGATCATCCGACGCTTCTCGCTGGGCTGGAAACTGCGCAGCTGGCATCGGGTGCCCGTGGCGCGGCGCGAACTGGACCGCAACGAGATTCTTGCCGCGGACATGCTCTGCCTGTCGCTGCGGGAAACCACCAAGATCGACTCAGGAGACATCGTGGACTGTGAGACCCTGCTGGGCCAGCGCCTGAAACGCCGCACCGCCGCCGGATCGGCGATTCTCGAGCACCAGGTACTGCCCGTGCCCGATGTGTTCCGCAACCAGCAACTGACCCTGTGGTATCGGGGCGACGGCATCGAACTGCGTGTGCCCGCACGTGTGGAACGCAGCGCCCGGGTGGGCGAGATGGTGCCCGTGCGCCTGGAAGATTCAGGCAAGCGCCTGCAGGCCCTGCTGCTCAGCCCAGGGCTGGCCGTACTGGAGATGAACCCATGA
- the flgG gene encoding flagellar basal-body rod protein FlgG: MIRALYSAAAGMYAQQLNIDTISNNLANVNTTGFKRSRAEFQDLLYQNLRTNGVANSLGNVAPTELQVGTGVKTTSLTRQMSQGDVAQTDNALDVAIEGMGFYQVQRLDGSVGYTRDGSFKLSSDGILVTTDGLTLQPEIAVPAGTTSIQVSRDGVVSALVGSDPAPVQVGTLELAIFTNPAGLRALGQNLYLETASSGAPLLGTPGTEEFGQLAQGFLESSNVKVVEEMVAMINAQRAYEINSKAIRTSDDMLSTASNLRR, translated from the coding sequence ATGATCCGGGCACTCTACAGCGCGGCCGCGGGCATGTACGCCCAGCAGCTGAACATCGACACCATTTCCAACAATCTGGCCAACGTGAACACGACGGGCTTCAAGCGCAGCCGCGCCGAGTTCCAGGACCTGCTGTACCAGAATCTTCGCACCAACGGCGTGGCCAACAGTCTGGGCAACGTGGCGCCCACCGAACTGCAGGTGGGCACGGGCGTGAAGACCACCAGCCTGACCCGCCAGATGAGCCAGGGCGATGTGGCACAGACCGACAATGCGTTGGACGTGGCCATCGAAGGCATGGGCTTCTACCAGGTGCAGCGCCTGGACGGCAGCGTGGGGTACACGCGCGACGGCTCCTTCAAGCTCTCCAGCGACGGCATCCTGGTGACCACCGACGGGCTGACCCTGCAGCCGGAAATCGCCGTGCCCGCGGGCACCACCTCGATCCAGGTCAGCCGCGATGGCGTGGTGAGCGCCCTGGTGGGCAGCGACCCCGCACCCGTGCAGGTGGGCACGCTCGAGCTGGCGATCTTCACCAACCCGGCCGGCCTGAGGGCCCTGGGCCAGAACCTGTATCTGGAAACGGCGTCCTCGGGCGCGCCCCTGCTGGGCACACCGGGCACCGAAGAGTTCGGCCAGCTGGCCCAGGGATTCCTCGAATCCTCGAACGTGAAAGTGGTGGAGGAGATGGTGGCCATGATCAATGCCCAGCGGGCCTACGAGATCAACAGCAAGGCCATCCGCACCAGTGACGACATGCTGTCCACCGCCTCCAACCTGAGGCGCTGA
- a CDS encoding flagellar hook-basal body protein, whose protein sequence is MIRGLIDSGGAMMARSMQTDITANNLANAQTTGFRQDRLNFRELIDHRLIVDRGRGIDNPENRLRSGFETRWSPGPLEPTGSQLDFALEGPGFFAVEGLDGREHYTRNGHFLLGEDGSLVTSDGLPVIGDTGALKLGPGPVDLNGDGQLVQNGVVVGQLKLVEFEDRSFLAKLGHNLFTPTDEDRAGAHDAEGTVVQQGALEGSNGGVVELMVGMIEQEKLFTFAQRALRTNDENLARAVGELGRVDIK, encoded by the coding sequence ATGATTCGCGGATTGATCGATTCGGGTGGGGCGATGATGGCCCGCAGCATGCAGACCGACATCACGGCCAACAATCTGGCCAACGCCCAGACCACGGGCTTCCGCCAGGACCGGCTGAACTTTCGCGAACTGATTGACCATCGCCTGATCGTGGATCGCGGCCGGGGCATCGACAACCCGGAGAACCGGCTGCGCAGCGGATTTGAAACACGCTGGAGCCCGGGACCCCTGGAGCCCACGGGCAGCCAGCTGGATTTCGCGCTGGAAGGCCCGGGCTTCTTCGCGGTCGAGGGGCTGGATGGACGCGAACACTACACGCGCAATGGGCATTTCCTGCTGGGCGAGGACGGCAGTCTGGTCACCAGTGACGGCTTGCCCGTGATCGGGGATACGGGCGCGCTCAAGCTGGGGCCGGGGCCCGTGGATCTCAATGGCGATGGCCAGCTGGTGCAGAACGGGGTGGTGGTCGGGCAGCTGAAACTGGTGGAATTCGAGGACCGCAGTTTTCTGGCCAAGCTGGGTCACAACCTGTTCACGCCCACGGACGAAGACCGGGCGGGAGCACACGATGCGGAAGGCACCGTGGTGCAGCAGGGGGCCCTTGAAGGCAGCAACGGCGGGGTGGTGGAGCTGATGGTGGGCATGATCGAACAGGAGAAGCTGTTCACCTTCGCCCAGCGCGCCCTGCGCACGAACGACGAGAATCTGGCCCGCGCCGTTGGCGAACTGGGTCGTGTGGACATCAAATAG
- a CDS encoding MBL fold metallo-hydrolase produces MKVRFWGVRGGVPTPGAGHARFGGNTSCISVESDSGELLILDAGTGLRLLGNQLLQRAPQGGLEATILFSHLHWDHIQGIPFFKPLFNPRNTFRFMGQDTKDLTFQRSLEVQQASSFFPVDLEYMSARKSFHSLTEGTFQQGPFSIQARRLNHPGGCLGFRIQVGEACLVYATDTEHIVEGPDPVIVDLARHADLLIFDTNYTPEEYRQGRVGWGHSTWEHAILNARAAGVRRLVMFHHDQDHDDVAMDAIERAAHQHCGNCFAAREGMVLQLQERKDAEGARELEILLPEGGRLSHNLSAVSAS; encoded by the coding sequence ATGAAGGTTCGCTTCTGGGGAGTTCGGGGCGGAGTGCCCACGCCGGGTGCCGGTCATGCCCGTTTCGGGGGCAATACGAGCTGCATCTCGGTCGAGAGCGATTCCGGTGAACTGCTGATCCTCGATGCGGGCACCGGCCTGCGTCTGCTGGGCAACCAGTTGCTCCAGCGCGCTCCCCAGGGAGGACTGGAAGCCACGATCCTGTTCAGCCATCTCCACTGGGATCACATCCAGGGCATCCCCTTCTTCAAACCCCTCTTCAACCCCAGGAACACCTTTCGTTTCATGGGCCAGGACACCAAGGACCTGACCTTCCAGCGCTCGCTTGAAGTGCAGCAGGCCTCCAGTTTCTTTCCCGTGGATCTTGAGTACATGTCGGCGCGCAAGAGTTTCCACTCGCTCACCGAGGGCACCTTCCAGCAGGGCCCCTTCAGCATTCAGGCCCGTCGGCTGAATCATCCGGGGGGCTGTCTGGGCTTCCGGATCCAGGTGGGCGAGGCCTGCCTTGTATACGCCACCGACACGGAGCACATCGTTGAAGGGCCAGATCCAGTGATCGTGGACTTGGCCAGACACGCCGACCTGCTGATCTTCGATACGAACTACACACCCGAAGAGTATCGTCAGGGGCGCGTGGGCTGGGGCCACAGCACCTGGGAACACGCGATTCTCAACGCCCGGGCCGCCGGTGTGCGCCGCCTGGTGATGTTCCATCATGACCAGGACCACGACGATGTGGCCATGGATGCCATCGAACGCGCCGCGCACCAGCACTGCGGCAACTGTTTCGCCGCCCGTGAAGGCATGGTCCTGCAGCTGCAGGAACGCAAGGATGCCGAAGGCGCCCGCGAACTGGAGATCCTGCTGCCCGAGGGCGGACGCCTGTCCCACAATCTCAGCGCCGTCTCGGCGAGCTGA
- a CDS encoding sigma-54-dependent Fis family transcriptional regulator — MESILIIDDNEEFVDDLVHVLRRSFQCETADTGEKGLEQIERQEPDLVLLDYDLGAGASGLEILEKLVARHPEVPVIMVTKESGVRTVVRAMKSGAFDYLVKNTSRDEFIEVIRKGLSLRQVKQENTILRRALKQSLGRLVGDSEAIRTLKRQIQEAASTELTVTITGETGTGKTLIARLIHEGSERGRQPFIDVNVSAIEKELFNSEVYGHEKGSFTGAVGTKKGLVELAHRGTLFLDEIGDLEPAAQIKLLTTIESGMIRRVGALSDVQVDFRLVAATHQDLEKHIATGSFRQDLYYRLNQLRIRIPPLRERRDDIPVLLRYFIHKYFPARDTVEIPDETIAALQAQSWNGNVREFESAVQLAMVRLKEDRLRPEHFTLGGAVSVAADQADFGALTDQPFTDARDRLLDRLRMAYLDRYLGSGSMKEVADRIGISREVLHRWVKDRSAG, encoded by the coding sequence ATGGAAAGCATTCTGATCATCGACGACAACGAAGAGTTCGTGGACGACCTGGTTCATGTGCTGCGTCGCAGTTTCCAGTGTGAGACGGCGGACACGGGCGAGAAGGGCCTGGAGCAGATCGAGCGCCAGGAGCCCGACCTGGTGCTGCTGGATTACGATCTGGGCGCCGGCGCCTCGGGGCTCGAGATCCTCGAGAAACTGGTGGCCCGGCATCCCGAAGTGCCCGTGATCATGGTCACCAAGGAAAGCGGCGTGCGCACGGTGGTGCGTGCGATGAAGTCGGGGGCCTTCGACTATCTGGTGAAGAACACCTCGCGTGACGAGTTCATAGAAGTGATCCGCAAGGGGCTCTCGCTGCGCCAGGTGAAACAGGAGAACACCATCCTGCGCCGCGCGCTCAAGCAGAGCCTGGGTCGCCTGGTGGGTGATTCGGAAGCCATCCGGACCCTCAAGCGCCAGATCCAGGAAGCGGCCTCCACCGAGCTGACCGTGACCATCACGGGGGAGACCGGCACCGGCAAGACCCTGATCGCGCGGCTGATCCACGAAGGCAGCGAGCGTGGGCGTCAGCCCTTCATCGACGTGAACGTGAGCGCCATCGAGAAGGAACTCTTCAACAGCGAGGTCTACGGACACGAGAAGGGCAGTTTCACCGGGGCGGTGGGCACCAAGAAGGGCCTGGTCGAACTGGCTCATCGGGGCACCCTGTTCCTGGACGAAATCGGCGACCTGGAACCGGCGGCCCAGATCAAGCTGCTCACGACCATAGAGTCAGGCATGATCCGCCGGGTGGGCGCCCTGAGTGACGTCCAGGTGGACTTCCGCCTGGTGGCCGCCACCCATCAGGATCTGGAGAAACACATCGCCACGGGCAGTTTCCGTCAGGACCTGTATTACAGGCTGAACCAGCTGCGGATCAGGATTCCGCCCCTGCGGGAGCGCCGTGACGACATTCCCGTGCTGCTGCGCTACTTCATCCACAAGTATTTTCCGGCCCGTGATACGGTGGAGATCCCCGACGAGACCATCGCGGCTCTCCAGGCCCAGAGCTGGAACGGGAATGTGCGCGAATTCGAGAGCGCCGTGCAGTTGGCCATGGTAAGGCTCAAGGAAGACCGGCTGCGCCCCGAGCATTTCACCCTGGGTGGCGCCGTGAGCGTGGCCGCCGATCAGGCCGATTTCGGGGCGCTGACCGACCAGCCCTTCACCGATGCGCGTGACAGGCTGCTTGACAGATTGCGCATGGCCTACCTCGATCGCTACCTGGGATCGGGCAGCATGAAGGAGGTGGCGGACCGGATCGGGATCAGCCGGGAAGTGCTGCATCGCTGGGTCAAGGATCGTAGCGCGGGATGA
- a CDS encoding helix-turn-helix domain-containing protein, whose translation MSDWRNRLKNLLGMQRISARALARSAGLSTSTVHDMLNKEGFSPQINSLEKVFETLGARIEVIDGSQQHVHDWIRKRGFLDLTFAELDQLDSFCESIGTRTALALLDSKVKTSKDLRKILTALSDLD comes from the coding sequence ATGAGTGATTGGCGCAACCGCCTCAAGAACCTGCTGGGCATGCAGCGCATCAGCGCTCGCGCGTTGGCACGTTCCGCGGGACTCAGCACCAGCACGGTGCACGACATGTTGAACAAAGAGGGCTTCAGCCCCCAGATCAACTCGCTGGAAAAGGTCTTCGAAACGCTCGGTGCTCGCATCGAGGTGATCGACGGATCCCAGCAGCATGTTCACGACTGGATCCGCAAGCGGGGCTTCCTGGACCTGACTTTCGCCGAACTTGACCAGCTGGACAGCTTCTGCGAATCCATCGGTACCCGCACCGCGCTGGCTCTGCTGGACAGCAAGGTCAAGACTTCCAAGGATTTGCGGAAGATCCTGACCGCCCTCTCCGATCTGGACTAG
- the queG gene encoding tRNA epoxyqueuosine(34) reductase QueG, giving the protein MSVTAEERAALVRKIALEEGAQLAGIADGRRPVSHAARWLEWLDAGHAGPMPWLEAHRTLKTDPGQLLPGLRGMLCIAISSNHRVSDLPDRPRVSQYARGRDYHRVLRGILKRVARRLEQELGPFSWRVCVDTAPLLERYWAWQAGLGWIGKNCLLINRRWGSWLLLGELLTDLELMPDTPGRESCGRCERCLQACPTQALPAPGVLDAARCLSAQTIENRAPELPAELHPLPENWIFGCDSCQLCCPWNRPGRDADGLPAGHPGLLPDPDLERIIARAQWPDERSSPEEWARFWEELTRGKALRRMTLPMLRRNLAALWGRSGENKSDPRGSPLWENNRSAEDRERGL; this is encoded by the coding sequence GTGAGCGTGACGGCTGAAGAGCGTGCCGCTCTGGTGCGGAAGATCGCGCTGGAGGAGGGGGCGCAACTGGCGGGCATCGCGGATGGGCGCCGGCCCGTGTCTCACGCCGCACGCTGGCTCGAGTGGCTGGATGCGGGCCATGCGGGACCCATGCCCTGGCTGGAGGCGCACCGCACGCTCAAGACCGACCCCGGGCAGCTGTTGCCCGGCCTGAGGGGCATGCTCTGCATCGCGATTTCCAGCAATCACCGTGTGAGCGACTTGCCCGACCGACCCCGTGTGAGCCAGTATGCGCGGGGCCGGGATTATCACCGGGTGCTGCGCGGCATTCTCAAGCGCGTTGCCCGGCGCCTCGAGCAGGAACTGGGGCCATTTTCCTGGCGGGTCTGCGTGGACACGGCACCTCTGCTGGAGCGCTACTGGGCCTGGCAGGCAGGCCTGGGCTGGATCGGCAAGAACTGTCTGCTGATCAATCGGCGCTGGGGCTCCTGGTTGCTGCTGGGTGAGCTGCTCACCGATCTGGAGCTGATGCCGGACACACCGGGGCGCGAGAGCTGTGGACGCTGTGAGCGATGTCTGCAGGCCTGTCCGACCCAGGCGCTGCCGGCGCCGGGAGTGCTGGATGCGGCCCGTTGCCTGAGCGCCCAGACCATCGAGAATCGGGCGCCCGAGCTGCCGGCCGAGCTGCACCCCCTGCCGGAGAACTGGATCTTCGGGTGTGATTCATGCCAGCTCTGCTGTCCCTGGAATCGGCCCGGACGTGATGCCGACGGTCTGCCGGCCGGGCACCCGGGCCTGCTGCCCGATCCGGACCTGGAGCGCATCATCGCACGCGCCCAATGGCCCGATGAGCGGAGTTCGCCCGAGGAATGGGCGCGATTCTGGGAGGAACTGACCCGGGGCAAGGCCCTGAGGCGCATGACTCTGCCCATGTTGCGGCGCAACCTCGCCGCTCTGTGGGGAAGAAGTGGAGAGAATAAAAGCGACCCTCGTGGGTCGCCTTTGTGGGAGAACAATAGGTCTGCGGAAGACCGGGAACGTGGGCTCTAG